The following proteins are co-located in the Phyllostomus discolor isolate MPI-MPIP mPhyDis1 chromosome 1, mPhyDis1.pri.v3, whole genome shotgun sequence genome:
- the AASDH gene encoding beta-alanine-activating enzyme isoform X1 gives MTLQELVHEAASIYSNKIAVCFDECNNQPPVYYTYKTLVNAASELSDFLLLHCDFQGIREIGLYCHPGVNVPSWILGILQLPAAYAPIDPDSPPALSTYFMKKCNLKYILVEKQQINKFRSSYETLLNTSETSTVEHNDLVLFRLHWKNAEVSWMLNDNKEECEKEKMANSISSENSSEGKSEELMDARLKHCLAYVLHTSGTTGIPKIVRVPHACIVPNIQHFRLLFEITQEDVLFLASPLTFDPSVVEIFVALSSGASLLIVPTAVKVFPSKLAAVLFSHHRVTVLQATPTLLRRFGSQLIKSTVLSTSTSLRVLALGGEAFPSLTVLRGWREEGNRTQIFNVYGITEVSSWATFYRIPEKILNSTLKYELPVQLGCPLLGTVVEVRDTDGFRIQEGDGQVYLGGRNRVCFLDGEMTVALGTMRATGDFVTVKDGELFFLGRKDSQIKRHGKRLNIELVQQVAEGLQQVESCAVIWYNQEKVILFIVSKTELVKDDIFKELEKHLPSHAIPDELVPVDSLPFTTHGKIDVSELSRIYLNYTHLKSEHKLNGREELWEKLQHLWKSILSLSEDSLKVPDESLFLNSGGDSLKSVRLLNEIEKLVGTSVPGLLEIILSRSVLEIYSHILQAVFPDEDRTFSKNYATKRKFSDINQEETSGESLHQKSVVPLNIDNKRNAFIALSRGSQILPLNATGFLSKLEHCPSACSSDLISQPNVQKVQSLSPPACIGKSKDSTCIEKVYEAGTPAIGAETMELRVRWRSDTGKCVDASPLVVIPAVEKSSSTVYIGSHSHRMMAIDLYSGKVKWEQILGDRIESSACVSKCGNFIVVGCYNGLVYVLKSNNGEKYWTFTTEDAVKSSATMDPTTGLFHLGSHDQHAYALDIYEKKCVWKLKCGGTVFSSPCLNLIPHHLYFATLGGLLLAVDPATGNRVWRHSCGKPLFSSPRCCLQYVCIGCVDGNLLCFTHSGEQVWQFSTSEPIFSSPCTSASEQEIFFGSHDCFVYCCSMKGHLQWKFQTTSRVYSTPFAFHNHDRSDDVLLAAASTDGKLWILESKSGQLRSVYELPGEVFSSPVVWESMLIIGCRNNYVYCLDMLGSNKNNQVQSLTEYSQGV, from the exons ATGACTCTTCAGGAATTGGTGCATGAGGCTGCCTCCATTTATTCCAATAAAATAGCTGTATGTTTTGATGAATGTAACAACCAACCTCCAGTTTATTACACCTACAAGACTCTGGTTAATGCTGCTTCCGAATTATCAGATTTCCTGCTATTACACTGTGACTTCCAAGGAATTCGAGAAATTGGTCTCTACTGCCATCCTGGGGTAAACGTACCCTCTTGGATTTTAGG AATTCTCCAACTCCCTGCTGCTTATGCTCCCATTGATCCAGATTCACCACCAGCATTAtcaacttattttatgaaaaaatgtaatCTAAAGTATATCCTTGTTGAAAAACAGCAAATTaat AAATTCAGATCTTCCTATGAAACATTATTGAATACATCTGAAACATCTACAGTAGAACATAATGACCTAGTACTCTTCAGACTTCACTGGAAAAATGCTGAGGTGAGCTGGATGCTTAATGATAACAAGGaagaatgtgaaaaagaaaaaatggcaaacaGCATAAGCTCTGAGAACAGCAGTGAAGGAAAGTCAGAGGAGCTCATGGATGCGAGGCTGAAGCATTGTTTAGCCTATGTTCTCCATACATCAGGCACCACAGGGATACCTAAGATTGTCAGAGTCCCTCATGCGTGCATAGTGCCGAACATCCAGCATTTTCG GTTACTTTTTGAGATCACACAAGAGGATGTTTTGTTTCTGGCTTCACCACTGACCTTTGATCCTTCAGTTGTGGAAATATTTGTTGCTCTATCGAGTGGTGCCTCTCTGCTGATTGTACCAACTGCTGTCAAGGTGTTCCCATCAAAATTAGCTGCTGTTCTCTTTTCCCATCACAGAGTGACTGTTTTGCAG GCAACCCCGACATTGCTTAGAAGATTTGGATCTCAGCTTATCAAGTCAACTGTTTTATCAACCAGTACTTCTCTTCGAGTACTGGCCCTTGGTGGTGAAGCATTTCCATCACTGACTGTCCTcagaggctggagggaagagggcaatagaacacaaatatttaatgtttatggTATCACAGAGGTATCAAGTTGGGCGACTTTTTACAGGATTCCAGAGAAGATTCTTAACTCTACTCTGAA ATATGAATTGCCTGTACAACTGGGATGTCCACTGCTTGGAACAGTAGTTGAAGTCAGAGATACTGATGGTTTCAGAATTCAAGAAGGCGATGGCCAAgtatatttag GTGGCAGAAACAGAGTGTGTTTTCTTGATGGTGAGATGACAGTAGCACTCGGCACCATGCGAGCCACAGGAGACTTCGTGACTGTGAAGGATGGCGAGTTATTTTTCTTGGGGCGAAAGGACAGTCAGATCAAACGTCATGGCAAACGTCTGAACATTGAACTTGTGCAGCAG GTTGCTGAAGGACTTCAGCAAGTGGAGTCCTGTGCAGTCATATGGTATAATCAGGAAAAAGTCATTCTGTTCATCGTGTCCAAAACTGAGTTAGTAAAGGATGACATCTttaaagaactggagaaacatCTTCCAAGTCATGCAATCCCAGATGAGCTTGTGCCGGTTGATTCTCTGCCCTTCACAACTCATG gcaaaattgatgtttctgagTTAAGCAGAATTTATTTAAACTACACACACTTGAAGTCTGAGCATAAGCTCAATGGAAGAGAGGAACTTTGGGAAAAATTACAGCATTTGTGGAAG TCTATTCTGAGTCTCTCAGAAGATTCTTTGAAGGTTCCAGATGAGTCCCTCTTCTTAAATAGTGGTGGAGATTCCTTAAAGTCTGTACGGCTCCTCAACGAGATTGAAAAACTTGTTGGCACGTCGGTACCTGGGCTCCTGGAAATTATTCTCAGCAGGTCCGTTTTAGAGATTTACAGTCACATCCTTCAAGCAGTGTTTCCAGATGAAGATCGGACGTTTAGCAAGAATTATgccacaaaaagaaaattcagcGACATTAATCAAGAAGAAACCAGTGGAGAATCTTTACATCAGAAATCAGTCGTGCCTTTAAATATAGACAACAAGAGAAATGCTTTTATTGCACTGAGCAGAGGGAGTCAGATATTGCCTCTGAATGCTACTGGGTTTTTATCTAAGTTAGAACATTGCCCTTCAGCCTGTTCTTCTGATTTAATTTCACAGCCTAATGTTCAAAAAGTGCAAAGCTTAAGTCCTCCAGCTTGTATTGGGAAGTCAAAAGATTCAACCTGTATTGAAAAAGTTTATGAAGCTGGAACTCCTGCGATAGGGGCTGAGACGATGGAGTTACGTGTGAGGTGGAGGTCAGACACAGGCAAATGTGTAGACGCTTCGCCTCTGGTTGTAATACCCGCTGTTGAAAAGTCATCTTCAACTGTGTACATCGGCTCCCATTCTCACAGAATGATGGCGATTGACCTTTACTCCGGGAAGGTGAAATGGGAACAGATTTTGGGAGATCGAATTGAATCCTCAGCGTGTGTATCTAAGTGTGGAAACTTTATTGTAGTAG GCTGTTATAATGGGTTGGTTTATGTTCTGAAAAGtaataatggagaaaaatactgGACGTTTACTACTGAGGATGCTGTCAAAAGCTCCGCCACCATGGACCCAACCACGGGACTCTTTCACCTTGGCTCTCATGACCAGCACGCGTACGCTTTGGACATTTAT GAAAAGAAGTGTGTTTGGAAGTTAAAATGTGGAGGAACTGTATTTTCTTCGCCTTGTTTGAACTTGATTCCACATCACTTGTATTTTGCTACACTGGGAGGACTTTTACTGGCTGTAGATCCT GCCACTGGGAACAGAGTCTGGAGACATTCCTGTGGGAAACCACTCTTCTCTTCTCCTCGGTGTTGCCTGCAGTATGTGTGCATTGGCTGTGTGGATGGGAATTTACTGTGTTTTACTCACTCTGGAGAACAG GTTTGGCAGTTCTCTACCAGTGAGCCAATCTTTTCATCCCCATGTACCTCCGCATCAGAGCAAGAAATATTTTTCGGTTCCCATGATTGTTTTGTCTACTGTTGCAGTATGAAAGGTCACCTCCAATGGAAATTTCAAACTACCTCCAGGGTGTATTCAACACCATTTGCTTTCCATAACCACGATCGTAGCGATGACGTGTTGCTGGCAGCAGCATCTACTGATGGGAAACTGTGGATACTGGAATCCAAGAGCGGACAGTTGCGAAGTGTGTATGAGCTTCCCGGGGAAGTGTTCTCCTCTCCTGTGGTCTGGGAATCAATGCTTATTATTGGATGTAGAAATAATTATGTTTATTGTCTGGATATGTTGGGGAGCAACAAAAATAATCAAGTACAGTCTTTAACAGAATATAGCCAAGGCGTTTGA
- the AASDH gene encoding beta-alanine-activating enzyme isoform X3 gives MLRLLFEITQEDVLFLASPLTFDPSVVEIFVALSSGASLLIVPTAVKVFPSKLAAVLFSHHRVTVLQATPTLLRRFGSQLIKSTVLSTSTSLRVLALGGEAFPSLTVLRGWREEGNRTQIFNVYGITEVSSWATFYRIPEKILNSTLKYELPVQLGCPLLGTVVEVRDTDGFRIQEGDGQVYLGGRNRVCFLDGEMTVALGTMRATGDFVTVKDGELFFLGRKDSQIKRHGKRLNIELVQQVAEGLQQVESCAVIWYNQEKVILFIVSKTELVKDDIFKELEKHLPSHAIPDELVPVDSLPFTTHGKIDVSELSRIYLNYTHLKSEHKLNGREELWEKLQHLWKSILSLSEDSLKVPDESLFLNSGGDSLKSVRLLNEIEKLVGTSVPGLLEIILSRSVLEIYSHILQAVFPDEDRTFSKNYATKRKFSDINQEETSGESLHQKSVVPLNIDNKRNAFIALSRGSQILPLNATGFLSKLEHCPSACSSDLISQPNVQKVQSLSPPACIGKSKDSTCIEKVYEAGTPAIGAETMELRVRWRSDTGKCVDASPLVVIPAVEKSSSTVYIGSHSHRMMAIDLYSGKVKWEQILGDRIESSACVSKCGNFIVVGCYNGLVYVLKSNNGEKYWTFTTEDAVKSSATMDPTTGLFHLGSHDQHAYALDIYEKKCVWKLKCGGTVFSSPCLNLIPHHLYFATLGGLLLAVDPATGNRVWRHSCGKPLFSSPRCCLQYVCIGCVDGNLLCFTHSGEQVWQFSTSEPIFSSPCTSASEQEIFFGSHDCFVYCCSMKGHLQWKFQTTSRVYSTPFAFHNHDRSDDVLLAAASTDGKLWILESKSGQLRSVYELPGEVFSSPVVWESMLIIGCRNNYVYCLDMLGSNKNNQVQSLTEYSQGV, from the exons ATGCTGAG GTTACTTTTTGAGATCACACAAGAGGATGTTTTGTTTCTGGCTTCACCACTGACCTTTGATCCTTCAGTTGTGGAAATATTTGTTGCTCTATCGAGTGGTGCCTCTCTGCTGATTGTACCAACTGCTGTCAAGGTGTTCCCATCAAAATTAGCTGCTGTTCTCTTTTCCCATCACAGAGTGACTGTTTTGCAG GCAACCCCGACATTGCTTAGAAGATTTGGATCTCAGCTTATCAAGTCAACTGTTTTATCAACCAGTACTTCTCTTCGAGTACTGGCCCTTGGTGGTGAAGCATTTCCATCACTGACTGTCCTcagaggctggagggaagagggcaatagaacacaaatatttaatgtttatggTATCACAGAGGTATCAAGTTGGGCGACTTTTTACAGGATTCCAGAGAAGATTCTTAACTCTACTCTGAA ATATGAATTGCCTGTACAACTGGGATGTCCACTGCTTGGAACAGTAGTTGAAGTCAGAGATACTGATGGTTTCAGAATTCAAGAAGGCGATGGCCAAgtatatttag GTGGCAGAAACAGAGTGTGTTTTCTTGATGGTGAGATGACAGTAGCACTCGGCACCATGCGAGCCACAGGAGACTTCGTGACTGTGAAGGATGGCGAGTTATTTTTCTTGGGGCGAAAGGACAGTCAGATCAAACGTCATGGCAAACGTCTGAACATTGAACTTGTGCAGCAG GTTGCTGAAGGACTTCAGCAAGTGGAGTCCTGTGCAGTCATATGGTATAATCAGGAAAAAGTCATTCTGTTCATCGTGTCCAAAACTGAGTTAGTAAAGGATGACATCTttaaagaactggagaaacatCTTCCAAGTCATGCAATCCCAGATGAGCTTGTGCCGGTTGATTCTCTGCCCTTCACAACTCATG gcaaaattgatgtttctgagTTAAGCAGAATTTATTTAAACTACACACACTTGAAGTCTGAGCATAAGCTCAATGGAAGAGAGGAACTTTGGGAAAAATTACAGCATTTGTGGAAG TCTATTCTGAGTCTCTCAGAAGATTCTTTGAAGGTTCCAGATGAGTCCCTCTTCTTAAATAGTGGTGGAGATTCCTTAAAGTCTGTACGGCTCCTCAACGAGATTGAAAAACTTGTTGGCACGTCGGTACCTGGGCTCCTGGAAATTATTCTCAGCAGGTCCGTTTTAGAGATTTACAGTCACATCCTTCAAGCAGTGTTTCCAGATGAAGATCGGACGTTTAGCAAGAATTATgccacaaaaagaaaattcagcGACATTAATCAAGAAGAAACCAGTGGAGAATCTTTACATCAGAAATCAGTCGTGCCTTTAAATATAGACAACAAGAGAAATGCTTTTATTGCACTGAGCAGAGGGAGTCAGATATTGCCTCTGAATGCTACTGGGTTTTTATCTAAGTTAGAACATTGCCCTTCAGCCTGTTCTTCTGATTTAATTTCACAGCCTAATGTTCAAAAAGTGCAAAGCTTAAGTCCTCCAGCTTGTATTGGGAAGTCAAAAGATTCAACCTGTATTGAAAAAGTTTATGAAGCTGGAACTCCTGCGATAGGGGCTGAGACGATGGAGTTACGTGTGAGGTGGAGGTCAGACACAGGCAAATGTGTAGACGCTTCGCCTCTGGTTGTAATACCCGCTGTTGAAAAGTCATCTTCAACTGTGTACATCGGCTCCCATTCTCACAGAATGATGGCGATTGACCTTTACTCCGGGAAGGTGAAATGGGAACAGATTTTGGGAGATCGAATTGAATCCTCAGCGTGTGTATCTAAGTGTGGAAACTTTATTGTAGTAG GCTGTTATAATGGGTTGGTTTATGTTCTGAAAAGtaataatggagaaaaatactgGACGTTTACTACTGAGGATGCTGTCAAAAGCTCCGCCACCATGGACCCAACCACGGGACTCTTTCACCTTGGCTCTCATGACCAGCACGCGTACGCTTTGGACATTTAT GAAAAGAAGTGTGTTTGGAAGTTAAAATGTGGAGGAACTGTATTTTCTTCGCCTTGTTTGAACTTGATTCCACATCACTTGTATTTTGCTACACTGGGAGGACTTTTACTGGCTGTAGATCCT GCCACTGGGAACAGAGTCTGGAGACATTCCTGTGGGAAACCACTCTTCTCTTCTCCTCGGTGTTGCCTGCAGTATGTGTGCATTGGCTGTGTGGATGGGAATTTACTGTGTTTTACTCACTCTGGAGAACAG GTTTGGCAGTTCTCTACCAGTGAGCCAATCTTTTCATCCCCATGTACCTCCGCATCAGAGCAAGAAATATTTTTCGGTTCCCATGATTGTTTTGTCTACTGTTGCAGTATGAAAGGTCACCTCCAATGGAAATTTCAAACTACCTCCAGGGTGTATTCAACACCATTTGCTTTCCATAACCACGATCGTAGCGATGACGTGTTGCTGGCAGCAGCATCTACTGATGGGAAACTGTGGATACTGGAATCCAAGAGCGGACAGTTGCGAAGTGTGTATGAGCTTCCCGGGGAAGTGTTCTCCTCTCCTGTGGTCTGGGAATCAATGCTTATTATTGGATGTAGAAATAATTATGTTTATTGTCTGGATATGTTGGGGAGCAACAAAAATAATCAAGTACAGTCTTTAACAGAATATAGCCAAGGCGTTTGA
- the AASDH gene encoding beta-alanine-activating enzyme isoform X2, translating to MTLQELVHEAASIYSNKIAVCFDECNNQPPVYYTYKTLVNAASELSDFLLLHCDFQGIREIGLYCHPGVNVPSWILGILQLPAAYAPIDPDSPPALSTYFMKKCNLKYILVEKQQINKFRSSYETLLNTSETSTVEHNDLVLFRLHWKNAEVSWMLNDNKEECEKEKMANSISSENSSEGKSEELMDARLKHCLAYVLHTSGTTGIPKIVRVPHACIVPNIQHFRLLFEITQEDVLFLASPLTFDPSVVEIFVALSSGASLLIVPTAVKVFPSKLAAVLFSHHRVTVLQATPTLLRRFGSQLIKSTVLSTSTSLRVLALGGEAFPSLTVLRGWREEGNRTQIFNVYGITEVSSWATFYRIPEKILNSTLKYELPVQLGCPLLGTVVEVRDTDGFRIQEGDGQVYLGGRNRVCFLDGEMTVALGTMRATGDFVTVKDGELFFLGRKDSQIKRHGKRLNIELVQQVAEGLQQVESCAVIWYNQEKVILFIVSKTELVKDDIFKELEKHLPSHAIPDELVPVDSLPFTTHGKIDVSELSRIYLNYTHLKSEHKLNGREELWEKLQHLWKSILSLSEDSLKVPDESLFLNSGGDSLKSVRLLNEIEKLVGTSVPGLLEIILSRSVLEIYSHILQAVFPDEDRTFSKNYATKRKFSDINQEETSGESLHQKSVVPLNIDNKRNAFIALSRGSQILPLNATGFLSKLEHCPSACSSDLISQPNVQKVQSLSPPACIGKSKDSTCIEKVYEAGTPAIGAETMELRVRWRSDTGKCVDASPLVVIPAVEKSSSTVYIGSHSHRMMAIDLYSGKVKWEQILGDRIESSACVSKCGNFIVVGCYNGLVYVLKSNNGEKYWTFTTEDAVKSSATMDPTTGLFHLGSHDQHAYALDIYEKKCVWKLKCGGTVFSSPCLNLIPHHLYFATLGGLLLAVDPVGIK from the exons ATGACTCTTCAGGAATTGGTGCATGAGGCTGCCTCCATTTATTCCAATAAAATAGCTGTATGTTTTGATGAATGTAACAACCAACCTCCAGTTTATTACACCTACAAGACTCTGGTTAATGCTGCTTCCGAATTATCAGATTTCCTGCTATTACACTGTGACTTCCAAGGAATTCGAGAAATTGGTCTCTACTGCCATCCTGGGGTAAACGTACCCTCTTGGATTTTAGG AATTCTCCAACTCCCTGCTGCTTATGCTCCCATTGATCCAGATTCACCACCAGCATTAtcaacttattttatgaaaaaatgtaatCTAAAGTATATCCTTGTTGAAAAACAGCAAATTaat AAATTCAGATCTTCCTATGAAACATTATTGAATACATCTGAAACATCTACAGTAGAACATAATGACCTAGTACTCTTCAGACTTCACTGGAAAAATGCTGAGGTGAGCTGGATGCTTAATGATAACAAGGaagaatgtgaaaaagaaaaaatggcaaacaGCATAAGCTCTGAGAACAGCAGTGAAGGAAAGTCAGAGGAGCTCATGGATGCGAGGCTGAAGCATTGTTTAGCCTATGTTCTCCATACATCAGGCACCACAGGGATACCTAAGATTGTCAGAGTCCCTCATGCGTGCATAGTGCCGAACATCCAGCATTTTCG GTTACTTTTTGAGATCACACAAGAGGATGTTTTGTTTCTGGCTTCACCACTGACCTTTGATCCTTCAGTTGTGGAAATATTTGTTGCTCTATCGAGTGGTGCCTCTCTGCTGATTGTACCAACTGCTGTCAAGGTGTTCCCATCAAAATTAGCTGCTGTTCTCTTTTCCCATCACAGAGTGACTGTTTTGCAG GCAACCCCGACATTGCTTAGAAGATTTGGATCTCAGCTTATCAAGTCAACTGTTTTATCAACCAGTACTTCTCTTCGAGTACTGGCCCTTGGTGGTGAAGCATTTCCATCACTGACTGTCCTcagaggctggagggaagagggcaatagaacacaaatatttaatgtttatggTATCACAGAGGTATCAAGTTGGGCGACTTTTTACAGGATTCCAGAGAAGATTCTTAACTCTACTCTGAA ATATGAATTGCCTGTACAACTGGGATGTCCACTGCTTGGAACAGTAGTTGAAGTCAGAGATACTGATGGTTTCAGAATTCAAGAAGGCGATGGCCAAgtatatttag GTGGCAGAAACAGAGTGTGTTTTCTTGATGGTGAGATGACAGTAGCACTCGGCACCATGCGAGCCACAGGAGACTTCGTGACTGTGAAGGATGGCGAGTTATTTTTCTTGGGGCGAAAGGACAGTCAGATCAAACGTCATGGCAAACGTCTGAACATTGAACTTGTGCAGCAG GTTGCTGAAGGACTTCAGCAAGTGGAGTCCTGTGCAGTCATATGGTATAATCAGGAAAAAGTCATTCTGTTCATCGTGTCCAAAACTGAGTTAGTAAAGGATGACATCTttaaagaactggagaaacatCTTCCAAGTCATGCAATCCCAGATGAGCTTGTGCCGGTTGATTCTCTGCCCTTCACAACTCATG gcaaaattgatgtttctgagTTAAGCAGAATTTATTTAAACTACACACACTTGAAGTCTGAGCATAAGCTCAATGGAAGAGAGGAACTTTGGGAAAAATTACAGCATTTGTGGAAG TCTATTCTGAGTCTCTCAGAAGATTCTTTGAAGGTTCCAGATGAGTCCCTCTTCTTAAATAGTGGTGGAGATTCCTTAAAGTCTGTACGGCTCCTCAACGAGATTGAAAAACTTGTTGGCACGTCGGTACCTGGGCTCCTGGAAATTATTCTCAGCAGGTCCGTTTTAGAGATTTACAGTCACATCCTTCAAGCAGTGTTTCCAGATGAAGATCGGACGTTTAGCAAGAATTATgccacaaaaagaaaattcagcGACATTAATCAAGAAGAAACCAGTGGAGAATCTTTACATCAGAAATCAGTCGTGCCTTTAAATATAGACAACAAGAGAAATGCTTTTATTGCACTGAGCAGAGGGAGTCAGATATTGCCTCTGAATGCTACTGGGTTTTTATCTAAGTTAGAACATTGCCCTTCAGCCTGTTCTTCTGATTTAATTTCACAGCCTAATGTTCAAAAAGTGCAAAGCTTAAGTCCTCCAGCTTGTATTGGGAAGTCAAAAGATTCAACCTGTATTGAAAAAGTTTATGAAGCTGGAACTCCTGCGATAGGGGCTGAGACGATGGAGTTACGTGTGAGGTGGAGGTCAGACACAGGCAAATGTGTAGACGCTTCGCCTCTGGTTGTAATACCCGCTGTTGAAAAGTCATCTTCAACTGTGTACATCGGCTCCCATTCTCACAGAATGATGGCGATTGACCTTTACTCCGGGAAGGTGAAATGGGAACAGATTTTGGGAGATCGAATTGAATCCTCAGCGTGTGTATCTAAGTGTGGAAACTTTATTGTAGTAG GCTGTTATAATGGGTTGGTTTATGTTCTGAAAAGtaataatggagaaaaatactgGACGTTTACTACTGAGGATGCTGTCAAAAGCTCCGCCACCATGGACCCAACCACGGGACTCTTTCACCTTGGCTCTCATGACCAGCACGCGTACGCTTTGGACATTTAT GAAAAGAAGTGTGTTTGGAAGTTAAAATGTGGAGGAACTGTATTTTCTTCGCCTTGTTTGAACTTGATTCCACATCACTTGTATTTTGCTACACTGGGAGGACTTTTACTGGCTGTAGATCCTGTAGgcataaaataa